The Miscanthus floridulus cultivar M001 chromosome 17, ASM1932011v1, whole genome shotgun sequence genome has a window encoding:
- the LOC136514752 gene encoding uncharacterized protein, which produces MGNGLSPCLCPRAEHGGEAARLVFWGGSARMADERRSITAGDVTAELPDPHLVCAGDSFFIGLPVPALSPCERLVAGRTYFVLPAARFSCSQSLTAATLAKLSPSSSAAKVPLAGGTASPFEYVTGSDGAPLIRILPEFIEKVITSCGGGGKCGATEQLCSTPELRKHYMQLVGARAERPWSPGLETISEAEKRRRMPSPVRLVGLAKASSR; this is translated from the coding sequence ATGGGCAACGGCCTCTCCCCTTGTCTGTGCCCCagggccgagcacggcggcgaggcggcgcggctggtgttCTGGGGCGGGTCGGCGAGGATGGCCGACGAGCGGCGGTCCATCACCGCCGGGGACGTCACGGCGGAGCTCCCCGACCCGCATCTCGTCTGCGCCGGGGACTCCTTCTTCATCGGCCTGCCAGTCCCGGCGCTGTCTCCGTGCGAGCGGCTCGTGGCCGGGCGCACCTACTTCGTGCTCCCCGCGGCACGCTTCTCGTGCAGCCAGTCGCTCACCGCCGCGACGCTCGCCAAGCTCTCGCCTTCGTCCTCCGCCGCGAAGGTGCCCCTTGCCGGCGGCACGGCGTCCCCGTTCGAGTACGTCACGGGCTCCGACGGCGCGCCGCTCATCAGGATCCTGCCCGAGTTCATCGAGAAGGTGATCAcgtcgtgcggcggcggcggcaagtgCGGCGCGACGGAGCAGCTGTGCAGCACGCCGGAGCTGAGGAAGCACTACATGCAGCTTGTGGGGGCGCGGGCGGAGAGGCCGTGGTCGCCGGGGCTTGAGACGATATCCGAGgctgagaagaggaggaggatgccgTCGCCGGTGAGGCTGGTCGGGCTGGCAAAGGCTTCTTCAAGATAG